The genome window TGACCAGGCAAGCCTTCGGACTCGATCAGTTCAAGCAACAGGAATTCCCTGCCGAGACCACAGTAGATGCAGCCGACGCCGCCAACAACCAGCCTACCCTTCAGAACATCCGCCTATGGGATTGGCATGCACTACAGGACACCCTGCGCCAGGTTCAGGAAATTCGTACTTACTATGACTTCCCTGACATCGACATCGATCGCTATGTTATCGACGGCACGATGCGCGAAGTCATGCTCGCCCCACGTGAGTTGAGTATCGAGAAACTCCCCGTGAGCAGCCGGAACTGGATCAACGAGAAGTTGATCTATACGCACGGATATGGAGTAACGATGAACCCCGTCAATGGGTTCACCTCAGAGGGCCTGCCAACGCTCTTGCTCAGCAACATGCCGGTGCAAAGCACAGTACAGGGCCTCAACGTGACACGACCCGAGATCTATTTTGGAGAATTGACAGACACCGATGTCTACGTAAAAACTAGGCAGCAGGAGTTCGATTACCCGCAAGGTCAGAGCAACAATCTAACCTCCTATCAAGGCACGGGCGGCATCGCACTCGGCGGATTCCTGCGACGCGTTATCCTCGCAATCGATCGCGGCGATCTCGGAAAACTACCCTTCAGTGACGACGTAAATTCGCAGAGCAGGCTCCTGATGCGGCGTAATGTACGGGAGCGCGTAGCCGCAGTAGCACCGTTTCTGACCTTCGATCAGGATCCCTACATGGTCGTAGGCGATGATGGCAAACTCTCGTGGGTCATGGATGCGTTCACTGTCTCGGATAGTTATCCTTACTCGACCCACTACAATCTCGGCAATAGCTCAGTCAACTACATGCGCAACAGCGTCAAGGCCGTTGTAGATGCTTACAACGGAACCACGACGCTGTATGTCTTCGACGACAAAGATCCGATCCTTGCTACGTATCGTGCCATCTTCCCGAGCCTATTCAAAGATGCCTCTGCGATGCCTGCGGACCTGCGCAGGCATGTTCGTTATCCTGAGGCATTGTTTAAATTGCAGTCGGAGGTCTACGGCCTTTATCACATGACCAATCCAGAGGTCTTCTTCAATCGCGAAGATCTGTGGACCGTTGCCACCGAGACCGGCACCGATAGTACAGGTCAGCAGATTGTCCAGATGATGCAGCCGAACTTCGTCCTCATGAAACTACCGGGTGGCAAAGGCGAAGAGTTCGTAGAGATACTCCCCTTCACGCCCGCAAACCGAAACAATCTGATCGGATGGATAGCAGGCCGCAGCGACAACGCAAATTATGGGACAGCCGTGGTCTACGACTTTCCTAAAACAAGACTCATTGACGGGCCGCAACAGATCGAGGCCCGCATCGATCAGAACGCTCAGCTCTCAGGGCAATTGACGCTATGGAATCAGCAGGGCTCGCATGTCTTGCGTGGAAGCCTGCTCGTCATCCCATCCGGCCGCGCGCTTCTATATGCAGAGCCCATCTATCTCCAGGCCCAGCAGAGCCCGATGCCCGAGTTACGTCTCGTCGTGCTTGCACTGCAGGATAAGCTCGCATACGGAACAACATTTCAGGCAGCACTGTCATCCCTCTTCGGTGGAGAAACCTCATCTCTAACCGCATCGGAGACACAGCAAACGACATCCCCATCGCAGGGCAAAACCCAGCCTTCAACCGATGTAAATGCACTCATCGCAGAAGCCGGCAAAGACTTTACCGACTATCAACGTCTCACCGCTGCAGGCAAGCTTGGCGAAGCTGGACTAAAACTCGACGCGCTCAAGAGCGTACTCGAAAGACTAAGCGCGCATGCGAGTTCAGAGAAACAAAAATAAGTTTATAGCCTCTACGAACAAGCAAACGCATGCCACCCTTGAACCACAAAAACACATTCGACTCCAGTGCAATCAAGCTCTGGAGTCGAATGTGTTTTTAAAAGATAGTAACCAGCAGATGCCGCGCATAAGACGCGCAAATCTTATCTCTGAATCGCCGTCTCTGCCTTGCTTGGCTTCTGCGTAACCTGCGCAGGAGTGGGCAATTGCGACTTGTCCCATCCTCCGCCAAGAGCCTCAACCAACTGTACCGCCGCCGTCATCTCCTGCGTGTGCAACGTGGCAATCGTTTGCTGATCTGTCAGCAGGGTCGTCTGCGCAGTAACCACATCGACATAAGGATCAATCCCGCTTTTATAGCGATTCGTTTCCAGCTCGACAAACTTCTCCGCGGACTTCACAGCCTCTTGTTGCTGGCCGACCTGTTGCGAAAGGATGCGCACCGTGGACAGAGAATCCTCAACTTGCTGAAAAGCCACGAGAACCGTCTGCCGATAATTCGCAACATCCGAGTTATACGTGGCGATATTTTGGTTTATCGTAGCCCGGCGCAACCCCGCATCGAAGATCGTCTCCGAAGCCGAAGGCCCAAGCGACCAGAACCTGCTGGGCCAATCCAGCAGATGCTTCAACGTGGAGCTTTCCAATCCGCCCGACGCAGTCAATGTCACATCCGGATAGTACGCAGCATAGGCCACATCAATCAGTGCATTCGCGCTCGCCATCGTACGCTCTGCCCCTGCAATATCAGGCCGCCGCTCCAGCAGTTGCGAAGGTACTCCAATCGGAATCGCAGGCGCATTCGGCATCAACGGCCGTACTTCAAGCGAAAAATCCGAAGCAGGCTTACCAATCAACATCGCGATCGCATGTTCGTACTGTGCCCGAGCCACGCCTGTATTCGTTGCCGAGGCCTCTGCATTCTGCAGTGTGTTCTGCGCCTCTACAACAGAAATCTGATCGCCAACACCAGCGTCATACGCATTCTGCGTCAGCTCCAGCGACTTCTTGTCGGCTTCCACCGTATCGGTAAAAACCTTTTGCAAAGCATCCTGTCCACGCAGCTCAAAATAGAACTCCGCCAGGCTCGCCTGCTCCGTCAATCGCTCGTTTTCAAGATCCGCTGCACTCAACTGCGCCGCATATTGGTCTGCGCGAACCGTGTTGCGTACCTTGCCCCAAAGATCCGGTTCCCACGAAAGATCAAAGGGCAAAGACTCAATCGTGCTCTGCGTCCCGGACTTGCTCGCCGCCCCGGTTCCAGAGCTCGTGACAACATTGCTTCCCA of Acidicapsa ligni contains these proteins:
- a CDS encoding UPF0182 family membrane protein; translation: MPSFIDSPQQQGPARWRRRFLLLIALAFGIFILCRIALSYWVDLLWFQSLDLGNVFWKTLGLQVTDFVFFSAITFLFLYGAFAAIRRSHQADLPTAHSIIVAGQPISLSVQPALRVISLLVSIVFAIVTGFAMVADWPTLALFWYAPRATVSVADPIFGKPLNFFLFTLPAWQLLNNWLFTLAIVTCAVAVAFLVITSSARALTKRRITYAPSPWRGLSITVAFLLLVLAMKVYVERFELSLEHHTIFDGISYTDAHVTIQGLLILCIALVLGAVIAAGNAMRDSRGRWIIVSITPAMICYGVLGVIGWYVGSFIVKPNELVREEPYISHNIEMTRQAFGLDQFKQQEFPAETTVDAADAANNQPTLQNIRLWDWHALQDTLRQVQEIRTYYDFPDIDIDRYVIDGTMREVMLAPRELSIEKLPVSSRNWINEKLIYTHGYGVTMNPVNGFTSEGLPTLLLSNMPVQSTVQGLNVTRPEIYFGELTDTDVYVKTRQQEFDYPQGQSNNLTSYQGTGGIALGGFLRRVILAIDRGDLGKLPFSDDVNSQSRLLMRRNVRERVAAVAPFLTFDQDPYMVVGDDGKLSWVMDAFTVSDSYPYSTHYNLGNSSVNYMRNSVKAVVDAYNGTTTLYVFDDKDPILATYRAIFPSLFKDASAMPADLRRHVRYPEALFKLQSEVYGLYHMTNPEVFFNREDLWTVATETGTDSTGQQIVQMMQPNFVLMKLPGGKGEEFVEILPFTPANRNNLIGWIAGRSDNANYGTAVVYDFPKTRLIDGPQQIEARIDQNAQLSGQLTLWNQQGSHVLRGSLLVIPSGRALLYAEPIYLQAQQSPMPELRLVVLALQDKLAYGTTFQAALSSLFGGETSSLTASETQQTTSPSQGKTQPSTDVNALIAEAGKDFTDYQRLTAAGKLGEAGLKLDALKSVLERLSAHASSEKQK
- a CDS encoding efflux transporter outer membrane subunit encodes the protein MRLRWTTGFAASLCVVLSACNVGPKYHVPPATAQAPAATYKESPENFAGSSWTVAQPKDALLHGKWWEIFNEPELNGLEEQLNINNQNIKVSFENFMAARAVIREARSQLFPTLSVGPSFTRSRSSANLGSNVVTSSGTGAASKSGTQSTIESLPFDLSWEPDLWGKVRNTVRADQYAAQLSAADLENERLTEQASLAEFYFELRGQDALQKVFTDTVEADKKSLELTQNAYDAGVGDQISVVEAQNTLQNAEASATNTGVARAQYEHAIAMLIGKPASDFSLEVRPLMPNAPAIPIGVPSQLLERRPDIAGAERTMASANALIDVAYAAYYPDVTLTASGGLESSTLKHLLDWPSRFWSLGPSASETIFDAGLRRATINQNIATYNSDVANYRQTVLVAFQQVEDSLSTVRILSQQVGQQQEAVKSAEKFVELETNRYKSGIDPYVDVVTAQTTLLTDQQTIATLHTQEMTAAVQLVEALGGGWDKSQLPTPAQVTQKPSKAETAIQR